In a genomic window of Gemmatimonadaceae bacterium:
- a CDS encoding prepilin-type N-terminal cleavage/methylation domain-containing protein yields the protein MGKAREGFTLIEVVVAIVMLAAGALALAGTAAVTARRMAESARRSSAVSMARSRAEVSLASPCASLASGSETVRGVQSSWVAVAASASTELNQRVSYPTSLGERSDDYVTAAPCP from the coding sequence ATGGGAAAAGCGCGCGAAGGATTCACACTCATTGAAGTAGTCGTCGCCATCGTCATGCTTGCAGCCGGCGCGCTTGCACTTGCCGGAACCGCCGCAGTAACCGCGCGGCGCATGGCCGAATCGGCTCGGCGCAGCTCGGCAGTCTCGATGGCGCGAAGCCGTGCCGAAGTGTCCCTGGCGTCACCGTGCGCCTCACTCGCCAGCGGGAGTGAAACCGTTCGCGGTGTGCAATCATCCTGGGTGGCGGTAGCCGCCTCCGCTTCCACTGAGCTCAATCAGCGCGTCTCGTATCCTACAAGCCTCGGTGAGCGAAGCGATGACTATGTCACAGCCGCACCATGCCCGTGA